From Atribacterota bacterium, a single genomic window includes:
- the amrS gene encoding AmmeMemoRadiSam system radical SAM enzyme produces MKEAMFYKSIKDKKVKCELCPHQCEILPGKRGICRVRENRNGILYSLNYQRIIAAHIDPIEKKPLFHFYPGSNSYSVAAIGCNFHCLHCQNWTISQVQGDIITGEKVPPADIVDDALKNNCLSISYTYTEPTIYYETAYEISQIAHEKDLKNIFVTNGYINPEALKNIAPYLDAANIDLKAMNEDFYRNVCGAKLQPVLDSIKLYFQLGIWIEITTLIIPGYNDSSDELRKIARFIADIDKNIPWHITAFYPTYRLNDAPSTPLSTLELAYKTGKDEGLRYVYQGNTGQGENTYCPSCKKIVVKREFFNVKNQIKNGKCPFCGGEIHGSGMS; encoded by the coding sequence ATGAAAGAAGCCATGTTTTATAAATCAATTAAAGATAAGAAGGTAAAATGTGAACTTTGTCCGCATCAATGTGAGATTTTACCGGGGAAAAGAGGGATATGCCGGGTAAGAGAAAATAGAAACGGTATTTTGTACAGCCTGAATTATCAGCGAATAATTGCCGCTCACATAGATCCTATAGAAAAGAAGCCATTATTCCATTTTTATCCCGGTTCTAACTCATATTCTGTTGCTGCAATAGGGTGTAATTTCCATTGTTTACATTGCCAGAACTGGACTATTTCGCAGGTTCAGGGTGATATTATTACAGGAGAGAAGGTGCCGCCAGCGGATATAGTAGATGATGCCCTGAAAAACAATTGCCTGTCTATTTCCTATACTTATACAGAGCCTACTATTTACTACGAGACAGCGTATGAAATTTCTCAAATTGCTCATGAAAAAGATCTAAAAAATATTTTTGTTACCAATGGTTATATTAATCCTGAAGCACTGAAGAATATTGCACCTTATCTTGATGCCGCGAATATTGATTTAAAGGCTATGAATGAAGATTTTTATCGAAATGTCTGTGGAGCTAAATTACAGCCAGTGCTTGATAGTATAAAATTATACTTTCAACTGGGAATCTGGATTGAGATTACCACTTTAATTATTCCAGGTTATAATGATAGTAGTGATGAATTAAGAAAGATAGCAAGATTTATCGCAGACATTGATAAAAATATTCCCTGGCACATCACTGCCTTTTATCCAACTTACCGGTTGAATGACGCACCTTCTACACCATTATCTACCTTAGAACTTGCTTATAAAACAGGAAAAGATGAAGGCTTAAGATATGTTTACCAGGGGAATACCGGCCAGGGGGAAAACACATACTGTCCTTCCTGTAAAAAAATAGTGGTAAAGCGGGAGTTCTTTAATGTGAAGAATCAAATTAAAAACGGCAAATGTCCTTTTTGCGGTGGTGAAATTCATGGTTCAGGAATGTCTTAA